The genomic interval AAAAACATATTAGGATAATTATCTAGAAAACCACCCATTAAATCTTTAGGAGCGATATAATCATTCAGTAAGTCAGGGGCTTGCTTGATCGGATCGAACAAGAAGATCCGAAGGTCAGTAGGGGTAGTTTTGATCAGGTCAATGTAATCCGCGAACTTCATTTCTGTAGCTGCAGCATTAATTGGTTTCGAGGGATCAGCTTTAGCGCTATCGTAGAGCGGTACTAATTTATCTCCAACTACAGTTTTCATGTAATCCATAGACCATTTCTCATATGCTGGCCAGTTTTTAGCCATGTTCTTAATGACCAATGGCCTGCGCGCATTGAGATAGTTTTTTTCAAAATCTTCTTTGGAAATATCATCAACGCAATCAATCTGAGTTAAATCAAACTTCATGTTAAAATAATGTTAATTCTTGTAAAATTATAGAATTTGACTTTTCTTACCAATAGGTCAATGGAAAATAAAAAATTCTGACAATAAAAAAACACAGCAATTTATGCTGTGTTTTCACTGTTATAGAAAATAAATTAAAAGAATTAGTTAGGCATCAGCACGCTATCAATAACGTGGATTACACCATTTTTCTGCATTACATTAGCAATAGTAACGGTAGCTGTTCCCCCTTTTTCATCCGTTAAAATTAATTTGTCTCCGTCCATAGAAGCCCATAATTTTCCACCAGCTACAGTAGTTAATTCTGCTTTGCCATTACCTGCTTTAATTGCTTTGGCAATTGCTTTTGAATCCATTTTTCCAGCAACAACATGGTAAGTAAGGATTTTAGTTAACATGTCTTTGTTTTCTGGTTTTAAAACTGTTTCTACAGTACCAGCTGGCAATTTGTTAAAAGCTTCGTTTGTTGGAGCAAATACGGTAAAAGGTCCGGCACTTTTTAAAGTTTCCACAAGACCTGCAGCTTTAACAGCAGCAACCAATGTAGTATGGTCTTTTGAGTTTACTGCATTGTCAACAATATCTTTATTGGCATACATTGCTGCACCACCAACCATTGGATTTTTTTGCGCGTAAACTGAAGTTGAAAATGCCATAGCTACTATGACAAATACAGGTAAGATGAATCTTTTCATGATTTTGTTTTATAGCAGGAGATACGGCGAATACTAGTGCTTGGTTTTTTGAATAGCCAGATTTTTTGTTCTCATGTATTTGGAGAATCTTAACGGAAAGAAGCGTTTGAATAAAATCCCCTTCACTTCTTTGCCGCCCATATAGACTTCTTCTTTGTTTTGTTGAATTGCTTTGACAATTAAGCTGGCGCACTCAGCCGGGGCAAGACCAAGCTCCTGGTTCTCGTCCATTTTATTGTACAGCTGCCCATCAGCAGTCATTGCATTCAGCGAAATATTTGTTTGAATATAGCCCGGACAAACCAGGGTGATCTGTATGTTTTGATCAGCTACTTCTGATCGTAAAGAATCGAAGTATCCATGTAAAGCATGTTTGGAAGCTGCGTAAGCAGAACGGTATGCCGTTCCGAATTTGCCAGTCAGACTACTGATACAGACAATTTTACCTCCACCTTTAGTAATCATCTGAGGTAATACCGCTTTGCTCAAAGCGACTGTTCCCCAAAAGTTGACATTCATCAGCTTTTGTTCTACGTTTAAAGCAGTTTCCAATGCTAATGACCGCTGACTCAATCCTCCGCTGTTGATCAGCATATCAATATGGCCAAATATTTTTTGTGCATCTCTGGCCTTGTCTGCTAAAAGGGCAGTATCTTCCAGATCAAAAGAAAGTACATGTACATTGATCTGATTTTTACAGTTCCCTTTTACCCTGAAAAGTTCGTCTCTGTTGCGCGCAGAAATAATAAGATTTGCCCCTGAATTATTATAAGCATAAACAAGTGCTTCGCCGATTCCCGAAGAAGCTCCCGTGATCCAGATTACTTTATTCTTCATTGTTTTTTTATTAATTATTCAGATTAATCTTCCGGATGTTCGTCTAAAAGGAATAATTCTGAAGCGATATAATCAGCAAACAACTTGCCGTCAGGTGTCAGTATTAACCTGTCATTCTCATTTTTAAGCCAGTCGCGCTGTAAAAACGGAACTATGTTTTTTAATGTGTCTGCTAAAAATATTTTACCAAATTCGGTGCCTATTTTTTGTAAATCTGTACCCCACATAGTGCGGAGCGAAGTCATGATATACTCGTTAAAGCGGTCGTAAATATCGAGTTCTTCTATCGTTTCTGCCAATTTATCCAACGCTAACTGCTGCATATATTTAGCATTGTTTGCAATATTCAGATACCTGACATTTCCGTTAAAGCCATGTGCCGAGGGGCCAATTCCTAAATAGGGAATGCCTTTCCAGTAATTGGTATTGTGGACCGCATGACGGCCAGGTAAGCTATAATTTGATATTTCATAATGATCAAAACCAGCACTAGCCAGCTTGTCAGTCAATGTGATAAACTGAGCCGCGCTTTGCTCATCATTCACAGGGATTTGCTTTCCCTTTTTTATCGCTGCGGCTAAGGCTGTTTTAGGTTCAACTGTTAACGAGTAGGCCGAAATATGCGGAGTTTGCAAACTGACCGCTTTGTTGATGTTACTCAGCCATTTTTCATCGGTTAGCAAAGGGAATCCATAAATAAGGTCGATACTCAGATTCTCGAATCCCGCATCCTGACTGCGTTTAATACAGGTTTCTGCTTCATTGGAAGTATGCGCCCTGTTCATCCAAACCAGATCTTCATTAAAAAAAGACTGTACACCAATGCTGAAGCGGTTGACGGGAAGCTGACGCAATTGTGCAATTTTCTTTGCATCTAAATCATCTGGATTAGTTTCAATAGTGATTTCAGCATCGGCCGAAATAGAAAAATTGGAGGTTAAAGTATCAAAGATCCTGGCCAATGATTTCTCCGGTAAAAGAGAAGGTGTGCCGCCACCAAAATAGATACTCCCTATCTGCTGATCAGAAATTCTGCTCTTTTTTAAAAGGATTTCTTTGCAAATCGCATCAGTCATTTCATCTACATGCTGCAGAGAGGTGCTGAAATGAAAATCACAATAATTACAAGCTTGTTTACAAAAGGGGATATGGATATAAATTCCTGCCATAGGGGCAAAGGTAAGTGCAATTATGTGTTTCTTCAGATATTTATTACGCCGCGCTCTCTTGTACCATCTTGCTGTAAAGCAAATGCTCAAGCAGGTTAAACAAATAACCGGCTCATTTATTCTTTATATTTGAGCCGAATAATGATTTAACCGGCTCAAATATTAAATTGAAATAATATTCAGACCTTATGAAGAAAACTGCCTTAACCTTTCTGTATATATTATCTGTCCTGGTTTTACCATTGATTGTAAAATCGCAAGCTAAAATTGTCATTATCCGTCATGGAGAAAAGCAAGAGCAGAATGAAAACCTGAACTGTAAAGGGCTTAACAGGTCTTTAAAGCTAGCGAGTATACTGTCTAAAAAGATTGGAGTTCCAACGGCGATCTATGTACCATCATTAGGTAATGGGAACCAAACCACTCATTCCCGCATGTTTCAGACTATTACCCCGTTTGCTGTTAAATATAATTTAAGTATCAACAGCAGCTTCAATGGAGCAGATTATGCCAGCATCGCCAAAGAAATCAAACATAAAAAAGGAACGGTACTATTGGTTTGGAACCACGGCAACATTCCTGCGCTGGCCAAAGCACTCGGAATCAAACATCAGAAACTAAACTGGAATTCAAACGATTTCGATTCGATCTGGATCATTACCGGCAGCGGTAAAGACAAAGTGCTTAAAACTGACAAAGAAGGAATCCTGCCTGGTGCTGACTGTCCGGTTTTCTAATCCCCTATATTTTCCTGCAATTTATTCATGAATTACTCCCCGCTTTTGTAAAGAGCAGGTAGTAATACTCGCCTGGTTAACTTAAGTATGAGTCCACCTTTTCCTGAAAATACGTGGACTCACTATGGAGTTGAAGCAGATCTGATGTGGATACATACATAACAATAACACTACTCATCAAGACTTGCTATTCTGTAGCAAAGCATGAATGTGAAATAATAATATCTTAGATTTGCACAAAGGAATAATCCCGTTACTTTAATAGGTCGATGTATAAATACTTTTTGATGACTTTTTTCCTGCTGTGCATGGTGGGCTTTGGAAAGGTGAATGCGCAGAATTTGGCTGTTGTCAGAGATTCTACCGTAAAGCACAGGGTTTATAAACCCCGTGTGGTCAGAGACTCTGCATTTCTGGCGCGGCAAAAGTTTGTTACCGACTCTATCATGACGCATACCTGGATCCTTCCGGACTCCCTGATCAACAAACATATTTTGATGGACAGCATCATGAAAGCCAATGTTTTTGAGAAACTTGATCTTGATGCCTGGTTTAAAAAGTATAGTAAACTGAAGAAAGTGAGTAAGTTCAGAACAGGCAATCCTCTACATAAAGGACAGACCTGGGTACTTGGTTTTATTGTGCTGCTTCTGGTTGTTTTTGCGATCCTCAGAATCTCTTTTGCCAAACAATTGCAGAGTATCATTCAATCCTTTTACAGTAATCGTGGGCTAAATAACCTCAATAAAGAAGATAATGTGTTCAGTTCGTGGCCATTTTTATTTTTATTTATACAATTTGGCTTTACAATCGGGATGTTTTTCTACCTCGTTGCGCAATATTATCAGCTCGCTTACGTACACCAGGGTTTCCGTTTTTTCGTCAGTGTTTCCATTCTGATTGTGGTATTATATGCAACGAAAATTCTTTTACTGCGTGTGCTCGGACATCTGTTTAACATCCAGAAAGCTGTCCATGAGTACATTTCTATATTATATTTGAGTTATTTTAACATCTCTTTAATCTTCATTCCACTAGTTGTCGCTTTTGCCTTATCACCAATGAAATATGGTATATATTACATAGTTATCTCATTTATTTTGTTGGGGATTATTTTCACGTTTCAATTTATAAGAGCAGGAATAAATATTTTATCTCATTATCGGTTTTCTAAATTCTATTTATTTATGTACTTTTGTGCCCTCGAAATATGTCCTATTTTGATATTAATCAAGGCCATAGGATTGGAGCTGTAATTAGGTAAAATGCAAGAAAAAACAGAAGATAGGTTGCGTAAAGTAAAAAGTATACTGATAACTTTGCCAAAGCCCGAAACAGAGAAGTCCCCATACTTTGATTTGGCTAAGAAATACAATTTAAAAATTGATTTCAGATCCTTCATTCATGTGGAAGGTATTCCGGCAAGGGACTTTAGAAAAGATAAGATCACATTAGCTGATTTTACTGCTGTAGTATTTACAAGCAGGAATGCGGTAGATCATTTTTTTAGAATTAGTGAGGAAATGAGGTATGAAGTACCTGCAGATCTGAAGTACTTTTGTATTTCAGAATCAACCGCCCTATATCTTCAAAAATACATCCAGTACAGGAAACGGAAAATATTTTTCGGTAAGCAGACTGCTGCCGATTTATCAGAAGTACTGAAAAAACATGCGGGGGAGAAATTCCTTTACCCATGTTCTGACGTAGCTACAGAAGATACGATGAATTTCTTGTTGAAAAATGGATACGATCTGACTCCGGCAGTATTATTTAAGACCGTAGTAAGCGATCTTTCAGATCTTGCTGAAGTGACTTATGACATGATCGCCTTTTTCAGTCCGTCAAGTATTCAGTCGTTGTATACAAATTTCCCTACTTTCCAGCAAAATAATACAAGGATTGCTGTATTTGGAGTAAACACACATAAAGCGATTATGGATAATAACCTGATCGTAGACATTGCTGCACCATCACCGGAATCGCCTTCAATGATCATGGCTATTGAAAATTATATTAAGAAATCAAATAAGTAAAATAGCACTGTTGATAAAATTTCCCAAATTGGGGAATCGAATGTACCTGCTAAATTCTTTTAACCTATTAAGCAAGATGTTATCTAATTATTAACATCTTGCTTTTTTTGTATTTAAGACTTATATTTATCTCATAATAATTGTTTATATCAATCATATTTGATAAAATTGTTGTAAAATTGCTCCAGGGCTTATGAGGAAAATTTACACACTGGGTTTTTTATTAATTACAGCATTGCTTTCAAGCTGCGGAAAAGGTGGACAAGGAGAGCTTGTTGGTGTATATAATAAAAAATTTAATAACAAAAAAATGCCTAGGGGAATGGTTTACATCCCTCAGGGCAAAACGCTTATTGGTATGTCTGACGAGGATATTAATAACTCACAGACTTCTCCCAGTAAGATGACCTCATTCAGTGCGTTCTATATGGACGAAACTGAGATCACCAACGCAAAGTACAGACAGTTTGTGAATTGGGTAAGAGATTCAGTGGCTTTAACCAGTGTTGGCCCGGGCGGAGCTCCAGGTTATTTTATTACGCCTAAAGGTCAGACTGCAGGCGGAGCTAGCCTTACCTCAGGGCAGAAAAATATTGACTGGAAAAAAGTTGGTAACGGTTCTGCCATGTGGAACGATAAAAAAGGTGGCCTGAGCAATAAATTCAAAGACATGTATTACGCAGGTGATGACGCATTGCCTGGCCGCAATGACTTAGACATCAGAAAATTAAGATATTCTTATAGTTTCGTAAACCTTGACCTGGCAGAAGCCGGAAGAAAAGATCCGACAAAAAAACGTAAAGACTTTATTGAAAGTTATGTGGATTCACCGGATCCGAATAACCCAAACCAGTTTCCTTCAATCAGTGTTTACCCGGATACGATGGTTTGGAAAATAGATTATTCTTATTCTCAGAATGACCCGATGGTGAAATCTTACTTCAATCACCCTTCTTATGATAATTATCCTGTAGTAGGGGTAAGCTGGGAACAAGCGAATGCATTTTGCTTCTGGCGTACCCGCTTATATGAGCCGGTTGCTGCCTCCAGAAAAATTCCTTTAAGCTCGCGCCCTGAGTACAGATTACCTACTGATGCTGAATTTGAATATGCAGCAAGAGGTGGTAATGTGAAAACAAAATACCCATGGGGCGGGCCTTATGTAAGAAATACAAAAGGATGTATGCAAGCCAACTTCAAAGTAGGCAGAGGAAACTACTCCGATGACGGCGGTTTATATACCGTGAATGTGAAATCTTATTTCCCCAATGATTATGGCCTGTACAATATGGCTGGTAACGTTGCGGAATGGACAGTAACAGCTTACAACAATTCAGCAGCACCTCAATTGCTGGATTTCAACCCGAATTTCACTTATGTAGCTAAAACTACGGATAGTAAATACCTTAAACGTAAAGTAGTCAGAGGCGGATCGTGGAAAGACATCGGTTTCTTCCTTCAAAACGCAGTTGGTACTTACGAATACCAGGACCAGGCAAGATCATACATCGGATTCAGATGTGTTGCTTCTTATGCGGGCACTGACATTCACTTCAAAAATTAAGTTGATTCAATCTCAATTATAACTTTTAAAAATAATACCTATCTAGTAGTAATATGGCAGCTAAAAAGAATTCTAATTGGTTACACTCGGCAATCTCATGGGGTGCGAGTATTGTAATTTTGGGAGCGTTATGTAAAATCCTTCACATCGGAGGTATTTGGGGAAGTTATGCAATTGGTATT from Pedobacter sp. WC2423 carries:
- a CDS encoding fasciclin domain-containing protein, encoding MKRFILPVFVIVAMAFSTSVYAQKNPMVGGAAMYANKDIVDNAVNSKDHTTLVAAVKAAGLVETLKSAGPFTVFAPTNEAFNKLPAGTVETVLKPENKDMLTKILTYHVVAGKMDSKAIAKAIKAGNGKAELTTVAGGKLWASMDGDKLILTDEKGGTATVTIANVMQKNGVIHVIDSVLMPN
- a CDS encoding SDR family oxidoreductase, with translation MKNKVIWITGASSGIGEALVYAYNNSGANLIISARNRDELFRVKGNCKNQINVHVLSFDLEDTALLADKARDAQKIFGHIDMLINSGGLSQRSLALETALNVEQKLMNVNFWGTVALSKAVLPQMITKGGGKIVCISSLTGKFGTAYRSAYAASKHALHGYFDSLRSEVADQNIQITLVCPGYIQTNISLNAMTADGQLYNKMDENQELGLAPAECASLIVKAIQQNKEEVYMGGKEVKGILFKRFFPLRFSKYMRTKNLAIQKTKH
- the hemW gene encoding radical SAM family heme chaperone HemW, translated to MAGIYIHIPFCKQACNYCDFHFSTSLQHVDEMTDAICKEILLKKSRISDQQIGSIYFGGGTPSLLPEKSLARIFDTLTSNFSISADAEITIETNPDDLDAKKIAQLRQLPVNRFSIGVQSFFNEDLVWMNRAHTSNEAETCIKRSQDAGFENLSIDLIYGFPLLTDEKWLSNINKAVSLQTPHISAYSLTVEPKTALAAAIKKGKQIPVNDEQSAAQFITLTDKLASAGFDHYEISNYSLPGRHAVHNTNYWKGIPYLGIGPSAHGFNGNVRYLNIANNAKYMQQLALDKLAETIEELDIYDRFNEYIMTSLRTMWGTDLQKIGTEFGKIFLADTLKNIVPFLQRDWLKNENDRLILTPDGKLFADYIASELFLLDEHPED
- a CDS encoding histidine phosphatase family protein — translated: MKKTALTFLYILSVLVLPLIVKSQAKIVIIRHGEKQEQNENLNCKGLNRSLKLASILSKKIGVPTAIYVPSLGNGNQTTHSRMFQTITPFAVKYNLSINSSFNGADYASIAKEIKHKKGTVLLVWNHGNIPALAKALGIKHQKLNWNSNDFDSIWIITGSGKDKVLKTDKEGILPGADCPVF
- a CDS encoding DUF4271 domain-containing protein, with the translated sequence MTFFLLCMVGFGKVNAQNLAVVRDSTVKHRVYKPRVVRDSAFLARQKFVTDSIMTHTWILPDSLINKHILMDSIMKANVFEKLDLDAWFKKYSKLKKVSKFRTGNPLHKGQTWVLGFIVLLLVVFAILRISFAKQLQSIIQSFYSNRGLNNLNKEDNVFSSWPFLFLFIQFGFTIGMFFYLVAQYYQLAYVHQGFRFFVSVSILIVVLYATKILLLRVLGHLFNIQKAVHEYISILYLSYFNISLIFIPLVVAFALSPMKYGIYYIVISFILLGIIFTFQFIRAGINILSHYRFSKFYLFMYFCALEICPILILIKAIGLEL
- a CDS encoding uroporphyrinogen-III synthase, coding for MQEKTEDRLRKVKSILITLPKPETEKSPYFDLAKKYNLKIDFRSFIHVEGIPARDFRKDKITLADFTAVVFTSRNAVDHFFRISEEMRYEVPADLKYFCISESTALYLQKYIQYRKRKIFFGKQTAADLSEVLKKHAGEKFLYPCSDVATEDTMNFLLKNGYDLTPAVLFKTVVSDLSDLAEVTYDMIAFFSPSSIQSLYTNFPTFQQNNTRIAVFGVNTHKAIMDNNLIVDIAAPSPESPSMIMAIENYIKKSNK
- a CDS encoding SUMF1/EgtB/PvdO family nonheme iron enzyme, encoding MRKIYTLGFLLITALLSSCGKGGQGELVGVYNKKFNNKKMPRGMVYIPQGKTLIGMSDEDINNSQTSPSKMTSFSAFYMDETEITNAKYRQFVNWVRDSVALTSVGPGGAPGYFITPKGQTAGGASLTSGQKNIDWKKVGNGSAMWNDKKGGLSNKFKDMYYAGDDALPGRNDLDIRKLRYSYSFVNLDLAEAGRKDPTKKRKDFIESYVDSPDPNNPNQFPSISVYPDTMVWKIDYSYSQNDPMVKSYFNHPSYDNYPVVGVSWEQANAFCFWRTRLYEPVAASRKIPLSSRPEYRLPTDAEFEYAARGGNVKTKYPWGGPYVRNTKGCMQANFKVGRGNYSDDGGLYTVNVKSYFPNDYGLYNMAGNVAEWTVTAYNNSAAPQLLDFNPNFTYVAKTTDSKYLKRKVVRGGSWKDIGFFLQNAVGTYEYQDQARSYIGFRCVASYAGTDIHFKN